The proteins below are encoded in one region of Paenacidovorax monticola:
- a CDS encoding response regulator — translation MRILIAEDDQVLADGLLRTLRASGAVVDHVASGTEADTALMTNNEFDLLILDLGLPKMHGLEVLKKLRGRGSALPVLILTAADSVEERVKGLDFGADDYMAKPFSLQELEARVRALTRRGMGGTSSAIKHGPLVYDQAGRVATIDGKMVELSARELGLLEVLLQRAGRLVSKDQLVERLCEWGEEVSNNAIEVYIHRLRKKIERGPIRIATVRGLGYCLEKIPG, via the coding sequence ATGCGCATCCTCATCGCCGAAGACGACCAGGTGCTCGCCGACGGCCTGCTGCGCACGCTGCGGGCCTCGGGCGCCGTGGTGGACCACGTGGCCAGCGGCACCGAGGCCGACACGGCCCTGATGACGAACAACGAGTTCGACCTGCTCATCCTGGACCTGGGCCTGCCCAAGATGCACGGCCTGGAGGTGCTCAAGAAGCTGCGTGGCCGGGGCTCGGCCCTGCCGGTGCTGATCCTCACGGCGGCCGACAGCGTGGAGGAGCGCGTCAAGGGGCTCGATTTCGGGGCCGACGACTACATGGCCAAGCCCTTCTCGCTGCAGGAGCTGGAGGCGCGCGTGCGCGCGCTCACGCGCCGCGGCATGGGCGGCACGAGCAGCGCGATCAAGCACGGCCCCCTGGTGTACGACCAGGCCGGGCGCGTGGCCACCATCGACGGCAAGATGGTCGAGCTCTCGGCGCGCGAACTCGGGCTGCTGGAGGTGCTGCTGCAGCGCGCGGGCCGGCTGGTCAGCAAGGACCAGCTCGTGGAGCGCCTGTGCGAATGGGGCGAAGAGGTGAGCAACAACGCCATCGAGGTCTACATCCACCGCCTGCGCAAGAAGATCGAGCGCGGCCCCATCCGCATCGCCACCGTGCGCGGGCTGGGCTACTGCCTTGAAAAGATACCGGGCTGA
- a CDS encoding sensor histidine kinase produces MKIFQREQRSLFGEILDWMLTPLLLLWPVSLALTWLVAQGLANKPFDRALEYNAHALAQLVTVQRGKAQFNLPQPASELLRADDSDTVYYQVLGPSGEFLSGERELPRPPEDDRPQTGEVRLRDAELRGIDIRVAYIWVRLPTTGGALALVQVAETREKRSVLATEIIKGVMLPQFVILPLAVLLVWLALARGIQPLNQLEERIRARSPDDLSPLDHKAVPLEVAPLVDSVNDLLQRLNDSLATQKRFLADAAHQLKTPLAGLRMQADLAQREGTSTEELKRSLQQIGRSSIRATHTVNQLLALARAEGSGTALARQPCDLARLVIEVVRDSVPRALDKRIDLGYDGAEPGSAGVWVDGNPTLLKELARNLLDNAINYTPSSPERPGVITARVLADPFGRVVLLQVEDSGPGVPEGERELVFQPFYRALGTDADGSGLGLPIVLEIARQHGAEVLLEDAHPQQTPPGARFSVRFPARPADAAPA; encoded by the coding sequence TTGAAAATCTTCCAGCGCGAGCAGCGGTCCCTCTTCGGCGAGATCCTCGACTGGATGCTCACGCCGCTGCTGCTGCTGTGGCCCGTGAGCCTGGCGCTCACCTGGCTCGTGGCCCAGGGGCTGGCCAACAAGCCCTTCGACCGCGCGCTCGAATACAACGCCCACGCGCTCGCGCAGCTCGTCACCGTGCAGCGCGGCAAGGCGCAATTCAACCTGCCCCAGCCCGCCAGCGAACTGCTGCGCGCCGACGACTCCGACACCGTGTACTACCAGGTGCTGGGCCCCTCGGGCGAATTCCTCTCGGGCGAGCGCGAGCTGCCTCGCCCGCCCGAGGACGACCGGCCCCAGACGGGCGAGGTGCGCCTGCGCGACGCGGAGCTGCGCGGCATCGACATCCGTGTGGCCTACATCTGGGTGCGCCTGCCCACCACGGGCGGCGCGCTCGCGCTCGTGCAGGTGGCCGAGACGCGTGAGAAGCGCAGCGTGCTCGCTACCGAAATCATCAAGGGCGTGATGCTGCCGCAGTTCGTGATCCTGCCGCTGGCGGTGCTGCTCGTGTGGCTGGCGCTCGCGCGCGGCATCCAGCCGCTGAACCAGCTGGAGGAGCGCATCCGCGCGCGCAGCCCCGACGACCTCTCGCCGCTGGACCACAAGGCCGTGCCGCTGGAGGTGGCGCCGCTCGTCGATTCGGTGAACGACCTGCTGCAGCGCCTGAACGACTCGCTGGCCACGCAGAAGCGCTTCCTGGCCGACGCGGCGCACCAGCTCAAGACGCCGCTGGCGGGGCTGCGCATGCAGGCCGACCTCGCACAGCGCGAAGGCACGAGCACCGAGGAGCTCAAGCGCTCGCTGCAGCAGATCGGGCGCTCCAGCATCCGCGCCACGCACACCGTGAACCAGCTGCTGGCGCTGGCGCGTGCCGAGGGCAGCGGCACGGCCCTCGCACGCCAGCCCTGCGACCTGGCGCGGCTCGTGATCGAGGTGGTGCGCGACTCGGTGCCGCGTGCGCTCGACAAGCGCATCGACCTCGGCTACGACGGCGCCGAGCCCGGCAGCGCGGGCGTGTGGGTGGACGGCAATCCCACGCTGCTCAAGGAACTGGCGCGCAACCTGCTGGACAACGCGATCAACTACACGCCCTCCAGCCCCGAGCGGCCGGGCGTGATCACGGCGCGCGTGCTGGCCGACCCGTTCGGCCGCGTGGTGCTGCTGCAGGTCGAGGACTCGGGACCGGGCGTGCCCGAGGGGGAGCGCGAACTCGTGTTCCAGCCCTTCTACCGCGCGCTGGGCACCGACGCCGACGGCTCGGGCCTGGGCCTGCCCATCGTGCTGGAGATCGCGCGCCAGCACGGCGCCGAGGTGCTGCTGGAGGACGCGCATCCGCAGCAGACCCCGCCCGGTGCGCGCTTCAGCGTGCGCTTTCCCGCGCGGCCGGCCGACGCCGCGCCGGCCTGA
- a CDS encoding DUF4148 domain-containing protein gives MNDTKTLLAIAALAVAGAASAQTHSTEDYFGTLPAAQSTLSRAEVQADLAQFNRTAVVRNHSTEDYFGALPAAQGQLSRAEVQADLNLWSRAGLAGSASGDRQQSADPAYTERLATYQRLRSGPEYVAEVSRLQTGSSVAGTAAPVTAN, from the coding sequence ATGAACGACACCAAGACCCTGCTCGCCATTGCCGCCCTCGCCGTTGCCGGCGCCGCCTCGGCCCAGACGCACTCCACCGAGGACTACTTCGGCACCCTGCCCGCAGCACAGAGCACGCTCTCGCGCGCCGAAGTGCAGGCCGACCTGGCGCAGTTCAACCGCACCGCCGTCGTGCGCAACCATTCCACCGAAGACTACTTCGGCGCCCTGCCCGCAGCCCAGGGCCAGCTCTCGCGTGCCGAGGTGCAGGCTGATCTGAACCTGTGGAGCCGTGCCGGCCTGGCCGGCAGCGCCTCGGGCGACCGCCAGCAAAGCGCCGATCCCGCCTACACCGAGCGCCTGGCCACCTACCAGCGCCTGCGCAGCGGCCCCGAGTACGTGGCCGAGGTGAGCCGCCTGCAGACGGGCAGCTCGGTGGCCGGCACCGCCGCGCCCGTGACCGCGAACTGA
- a CDS encoding adenylate/guanylate cyclase domain-containing protein: MPRHRLAPYLPTPRNLRWASGLVLWCYVALHLSNHALGLVSLQAAEAARAALHGAWDTLAGSVLLYGAFTLHFALACAALWRRRSLRMPPAEALRVLLALGLPLLLAAHFAATRWAQAAYGLDASYDRIVRAVWSPEGLALQLLLLATAWGHGCLGLHLALRRRAGWVRWQPLLLALALLLPVLAALGMLSMAREIGWSGGPPPSVPTPAEAEALRVLTDGLRGGWIALLAALLAAHGLRAWRERRRSAGRVELRYPDRTVQVPQGWSVLEASRAHGIGLLSLCDGRARCSTCRVRVQGDAAHLPPPGRDERRTLQRVKAPADVRLACQLRPRGPIAVEPLFQPGTARMAATRRGEERAVAVLFVDLRRWSGLAERQWPFDLVYVLDQYFALVGAAVRESGGLPNQFIGDSVMALFGLDTDLPTACRQAVRAAALIEQRMDDWSAGFEAQFGQRLDFGMGLHAGTVALGQVGYQDATTFSAVGEVVNTASRLQDYSKVAAARLVLSLDAARHAGVQAQLGAPECLAVRGRSEPLAVLHVERPSALWSEAIA, translated from the coding sequence ATGCCCCGCCATCGCCTCGCCCCCTACCTGCCCACGCCGCGCAACCTGCGCTGGGCGAGCGGGCTGGTGCTGTGGTGCTACGTGGCGCTGCACCTGTCCAACCACGCGCTGGGGCTGGTGTCGTTGCAGGCGGCCGAGGCCGCGCGGGCGGCCCTGCACGGCGCCTGGGACACGCTGGCGGGCAGCGTGCTGCTGTACGGCGCATTCACCCTGCACTTCGCGCTGGCCTGTGCCGCCCTGTGGCGGCGGCGCAGCCTGCGCATGCCGCCCGCCGAGGCGTTGCGCGTGCTGCTCGCGCTGGGGCTGCCGCTGCTGCTGGCCGCGCATTTCGCGGCCACGCGCTGGGCGCAGGCGGCCTACGGGCTCGACGCCTCGTACGACCGCATCGTGCGCGCCGTCTGGTCGCCCGAGGGCCTGGCGCTGCAGCTGCTGCTGCTCGCCACCGCCTGGGGCCACGGCTGCCTGGGCCTGCACCTGGCGCTGCGTCGCCGGGCGGGCTGGGTGCGCTGGCAGCCGCTGCTGCTCGCGCTCGCGCTGCTGCTGCCCGTGCTGGCCGCGCTGGGCATGCTGTCGATGGCGCGCGAAATCGGCTGGAGCGGCGGCCCGCCGCCAAGCGTGCCTACGCCCGCAGAGGCCGAGGCGCTGCGCGTGCTCACCGACGGCCTGCGCGGCGGCTGGATCGCCTTGCTCGCAGCGCTGCTGGCTGCGCACGGGCTGCGCGCCTGGCGCGAACGGCGGCGCAGCGCGGGGCGCGTGGAGCTGCGCTACCCCGACCGCACGGTGCAAGTGCCGCAGGGCTGGAGCGTTCTCGAAGCCAGCCGCGCGCACGGCATCGGCCTGCTGTCGCTGTGCGACGGGCGCGCACGCTGCTCCACCTGCCGCGTGCGCGTGCAGGGCGATGCGGCCCACCTGCCCCCGCCGGGGCGCGACGAGCGCCGTACGCTGCAGCGCGTGAAGGCCCCGGCCGACGTGCGCCTGGCCTGCCAGCTGCGCCCGCGCGGCCCCATCGCGGTGGAGCCGCTGTTCCAGCCCGGCACCGCGCGCATGGCCGCCACGCGGCGTGGCGAGGAGCGCGCCGTGGCCGTGCTGTTCGTGGACCTGCGCCGCTGGTCGGGCTTGGCCGAGCGGCAATGGCCGTTCGACCTGGTCTACGTGCTGGACCAGTACTTCGCCCTCGTGGGCGCGGCCGTGCGCGAGAGCGGCGGCCTGCCCAACCAGTTCATCGGCGACAGCGTGATGGCGCTGTTCGGGCTCGACACCGACCTGCCCACGGCCTGCCGCCAGGCCGTGCGCGCGGCCGCGCTGATCGAGCAGCGCATGGACGACTGGAGCGCGGGCTTCGAGGCCCAGTTCGGCCAGCGGCTGGACTTCGGCATGGGCCTGCACGCGGGCACCGTGGCGCTGGGCCAGGTGGGCTACCAGGATGCGACCACCTTCTCGGCCGTGGGCGAGGTGGTCAACACCGCGAGCCGGCTGCAGGACTATTCGAAGGTGGCGGCCGCGCGGCTTGTGCTCTCGCTCGACGCCGCGCGCCACGCGGGCGTGCAGGCGCAGCTGGGCGCGCCCGAATGCCTCGCGGTGCGCGGGCGCAGCGAGCCGCTGGCCGTGCTGCATGTGGAGCGCCCCTCGGCGCTCTGGAGCGAAGCGATCGCCTGA
- a CDS encoding Crp/Fnr family transcriptional regulator, producing MPTSTVPRSSLALRRIALFEGLADTCLERLAGECDWRTVDARTPVFTRNSDGGEVFFLVAGRARITTYSPQGREVSFRDCEAGEHFGDLSAIDDAPRSADVVTLESSVLASLRPQAFIALLQREPMVAMRILRDLAAKVRGLTERVIELSTLGVQTRLHAELLRLAHAAGVSDNQARIDPAPPHAALASKISTNREQVTRELNALAKSGLLRKDGAHALVVTDVRRLDTLVADVRGA from the coding sequence ATGCCCACTTCCACCGTGCCCCGCTCCAGCCTCGCCCTGCGCCGCATCGCCCTGTTCGAGGGGCTGGCCGACACCTGCCTGGAGCGGCTCGCGGGCGAGTGCGACTGGCGCACCGTCGATGCGCGCACGCCCGTGTTCACGCGCAACTCCGACGGCGGCGAGGTGTTCTTCCTCGTCGCAGGGCGCGCGCGCATCACCACCTATTCGCCCCAGGGGCGCGAGGTGTCGTTCCGCGACTGCGAGGCCGGGGAGCATTTCGGCGACCTCTCGGCCATCGACGACGCGCCGCGCTCGGCCGACGTGGTGACGCTGGAGTCCTCGGTGCTCGCCAGCCTGCGGCCCCAGGCCTTCATCGCGCTGCTGCAGCGCGAACCCATGGTGGCGATGCGTATCCTGCGCGACCTGGCCGCCAAGGTGCGGGGGCTGACCGAGCGCGTGATCGAACTCAGCACGCTGGGTGTGCAGACCCGCCTGCATGCCGAGCTGCTGCGCCTGGCGCATGCGGCGGGCGTGAGCGACAACCAGGCGCGCATCGACCCCGCGCCGCCGCACGCGGCGCTGGCGAGCAAGATCAGCACCAACCGCGAGCAGGTCACGCGCGAACTGAATGCCCTGGCCAAGAGCGGCCTGTTGCGCAAGGACGGCGCGCATGCGCTGGTGGTGACCGATGTGCGGCGCCTCGATACCCTGGTGGCCGATGTGCGCGGGGCTTGA
- a CDS encoding MFS transporter gives MTSSSTMLRLISLAAFCSMASMRVCDPMLVALSREYRITTGDASAVIAAFAVAYGVLQLVYGPLGDRVGKVRVIIGATAACALFSAATALAPSFTVLVAARAAMGAAAAGIIPLSMAWIGDEVAYEQRQETLARLMVATVTGMMAGQWFGGFATETLGWRSALATLALLFFTAAALLLRHARASGVLRTAAAPGAPAFSLAGYLAGTLALLRIPRVRWVLAVVAVEGALAFGTLAFVPARMVDGFGLSAAAAGGVMVLYGVGGLIYSVFARRWLALLGERGLAVVGATLVAVGLLSLAWAPAVGGAMLGCFLAGIGFYMLHNTLQVQATQMAPQARGTAVTLFACLLFLGQSTGVLLVALSVDRGWLPPVFSAAAAGVFVLGLLISRRVQARGA, from the coding sequence ATGACGTCTTCCTCGACCATGCTGCGGCTGATCAGCCTCGCAGCCTTCTGCAGCATGGCCTCCATGCGCGTGTGCGACCCGATGCTGGTGGCGCTGTCCCGCGAGTACCGGATCACGACCGGCGATGCCTCGGCCGTGATCGCGGCATTCGCCGTGGCCTACGGCGTGCTGCAGCTGGTCTATGGCCCGCTGGGCGACCGGGTGGGCAAGGTGCGCGTGATCATCGGGGCCACGGCGGCCTGCGCGCTGTTCAGCGCCGCGACGGCGCTGGCGCCCAGCTTCACCGTGCTGGTGGCGGCACGCGCGGCCATGGGGGCCGCGGCGGCGGGGATCATTCCGCTGTCCATGGCCTGGATCGGCGACGAGGTGGCCTACGAGCAGCGGCAGGAGACCCTGGCGCGCCTCATGGTCGCCACCGTCACCGGCATGATGGCGGGCCAGTGGTTCGGCGGCTTCGCCACCGAGACGCTGGGCTGGCGCTCGGCGCTGGCCACGCTGGCCCTGCTGTTCTTCACCGCGGCCGCGCTGCTGCTGCGCCATGCGCGCGCCAGCGGGGTGCTGCGCACGGCTGCGGCCCCGGGCGCGCCGGCGTTTTCCCTGGCCGGCTACCTGGCGGGCACCCTGGCCCTGCTGCGCATTCCGCGCGTGCGCTGGGTGCTCGCGGTGGTGGCCGTCGAGGGGGCGCTGGCGTTCGGCACGCTGGCCTTCGTGCCGGCGCGGATGGTGGATGGCTTTGGCCTCTCTGCGGCCGCGGCGGGCGGCGTGATGGTGCTCTACGGCGTGGGCGGGCTGATCTACAGCGTGTTCGCGCGGCGCTGGCTGGCCCTGCTGGGCGAGCGGGGGCTGGCGGTGGTGGGCGCCACGCTCGTCGCCGTGGGCCTGCTGTCGCTGGCCTGGGCCCCGGCCGTGGGCGGGGCCATGCTGGGCTGCTTCCTGGCCGGGATCGGCTTTTACATGCTGCACAACACGCTGCAGGTACAGGCCACGCAGATGGCGCCGCAGGCGCGGGGCACGGCCGTGACGTTGTTCGCCTGCCTGCTCTTTCTGGGGCAGTCCACGGGCGTGCTCCTCGTGGCCCTGAGCGTGGACCGGGGCTGGCTGCCGCCGGTGTTCTCGGCCGCTGCCGCGGGGGTGTTCGTGCTGGGGCTGCTCATCTCGCGCCGGGTGCAGGCGCGCGGCGCTTGA
- a CDS encoding LysR substrate-binding domain-containing protein, with product MSLRRLNPPVHLLRAFSTVARFGGISRAAEALHLTQSAVSKQVQELERWVGVPLFERSRKRLALTPAGERYEKAVRALLARLEAATLELITSGDGGGALHLSTLPTFGAKWLIPRLPQFQHRHPQITLHFVPYVHGYDFSNPELDCSILFGEGHWPGARSHYLSGNQVALIAPRGGAAEVPIRSPQDVARCTLLRHVTVPEAWLRWSETHGVRGLDPLAGPQFDQFQTMIRAVMAGMGVALVPRCLVQDEIAAGLVAEPLPQGGYRSDMGYWFCYPEGRAQLATLDRFRTWLLELAAQEVPTPP from the coding sequence ATGTCTTTGCGACGGCTCAACCCTCCCGTGCACCTGCTGCGGGCCTTCTCCACCGTGGCCCGCTTCGGAGGCATCTCGCGCGCGGCCGAGGCCCTGCACCTCACCCAGAGCGCCGTGAGCAAGCAGGTGCAGGAGCTGGAGCGCTGGGTGGGCGTTCCGCTGTTCGAGCGCAGCCGCAAGCGCCTGGCGCTCACGCCCGCGGGCGAGCGCTACGAGAAGGCCGTGCGCGCCCTGCTCGCGCGGCTGGAGGCCGCCACGCTGGAGCTCATCACGAGCGGCGACGGCGGCGGCGCGCTGCACCTGTCCACCCTGCCCACGTTCGGCGCCAAGTGGCTCATTCCGCGCCTGCCGCAGTTCCAGCACCGCCACCCGCAGATCACGCTGCACTTCGTGCCCTACGTGCACGGCTACGACTTCTCCAACCCCGAGCTGGACTGCTCCATCCTCTTCGGCGAGGGGCACTGGCCCGGCGCGCGCTCGCACTACCTCTCGGGCAACCAGGTGGCGCTGATCGCACCGCGCGGCGGCGCGGCCGAGGTGCCGATCCGCAGCCCGCAGGACGTGGCGCGCTGCACGCTGCTGCGCCACGTCACCGTGCCCGAGGCCTGGCTGCGCTGGAGCGAGACGCATGGCGTGCGCGGGCTGGACCCGCTCGCGGGCCCGCAGTTCGACCAGTTCCAGACCATGATCCGCGCCGTCATGGCGGGCATGGGCGTGGCCCTGGTGCCGCGCTGCCTGGTGCAGGACGAGATCGCCGCGGGCCTGGTAGCCGAGCCGTTGCCGCAGGGCGGCTACCGCAGCGACATGGGCTACTGGTTCTGCTACCCCGAGGGACGCGCGCAGCTCGCCACGCTGGACCGCTTCCGCACCTGGCTGCTGGAGCTGGCCGCGCAGGAAGTTCCGACACCCCCCTGA
- a CDS encoding N-formylglutamate amidohydrolase, translating to MHPVLQLISTRYQQALPGASGASGAHMPAQMVTSMPGTSALVLDSPHSGTWYPDDFRSVCDLATLRRAEDTHVEKLYAFASALGVGWVEAHFPRIYLDANRDTTEIDESMFDGPWPDPITTDPVVLQKVRLGKGLIWKFTDEGEPIYDRLLGVAEVRARIDRCWRPYHAAVERAIAAAHARHGYSIHINCHSMPAVAASHATLHPGLHHADFVVGDRDGTTADPALSRRICDFLRARGYSVEYNHPYKGVELVRRYSDPAAHRHSIQVEINRKLYMDEQTLALRQDGFVRLYQDLKDLVEMLLALDPRK from the coding sequence ATGCATCCAGTGCTGCAACTGATCAGTACCCGATACCAGCAGGCCCTGCCCGGCGCGAGCGGCGCGTCGGGCGCGCACATGCCTGCACAGATGGTGACCAGCATGCCCGGCACGAGCGCCCTCGTGCTCGACTCGCCGCACAGCGGCACCTGGTACCCCGATGACTTTCGCTCCGTTTGCGACCTTGCCACGCTGCGCCGCGCCGAGGACACCCATGTGGAGAAGCTCTACGCCTTCGCGTCCGCGCTGGGGGTGGGCTGGGTCGAGGCGCATTTCCCGCGTATCTACCTCGATGCCAACCGCGACACCACCGAGATCGACGAGAGCATGTTCGACGGTCCCTGGCCCGATCCCATCACCACCGACCCTGTGGTGCTGCAGAAGGTGCGCCTGGGCAAGGGCCTGATCTGGAAGTTCACCGACGAGGGCGAGCCCATCTACGACCGCCTGCTCGGTGTTGCGGAGGTGCGTGCGCGCATCGACCGCTGCTGGCGGCCTTACCACGCGGCCGTGGAACGCGCGATCGCGGCGGCCCATGCGCGCCACGGCTACAGCATCCACATCAACTGCCATTCCATGCCCGCCGTGGCCGCGAGCCACGCCACGCTGCACCCGGGGCTGCACCATGCGGACTTCGTGGTGGGCGACCGCGACGGCACCACGGCCGATCCGGCACTCTCGCGGCGCATCTGCGACTTCCTGCGCGCACGGGGCTACAGCGTGGAATACAACCACCCCTACAAGGGCGTGGAACTCGTGCGCCGCTACAGCGACCCGGCCGCGCACCGCCACAGCATCCAGGTGGAGATCAACCGCAAGCTCTACATGGACGAGCAGACCCTGGCGCTGCGCCAGGACGGCTTCGTGCGGCTGTACCAGGACCTCAAGGACCTGGTGGAGATGCTGCTCGCGCTCGACCCCCGCAAGTAG
- a CDS encoding SET domain-containing protein has product MPRSASVPSASRRIQTRRSGVHGKGVFAVQDIAEGEVVIEYTGQVITWQEAQDRHPHDPLQPNHTFYFHVDEDRVIDAKFGGNSARWINHSCNPNCYADERDGRIFITALRNIRAGEELNYDYGLIIEERYTPKLKAEYPCWCGSPNCRGTLLAPKRGWVPPRPPAGPAPRSQRP; this is encoded by the coding sequence ATGCCCCGCTCCGCCTCCGTCCCCTCCGCCAGCCGGCGCATCCAGACACGGCGCTCTGGCGTCCACGGCAAGGGCGTGTTCGCGGTGCAGGACATCGCCGAGGGCGAGGTCGTCATCGAGTACACGGGCCAGGTGATCACCTGGCAGGAGGCGCAGGACCGGCACCCGCACGATCCGCTGCAGCCCAACCACACGTTCTACTTCCACGTCGATGAAGACCGCGTGATCGACGCGAAGTTCGGCGGCAACTCGGCGCGCTGGATCAACCACAGCTGCAACCCCAACTGCTACGCCGACGAGCGGGACGGCCGCATCTTCATCACCGCGCTGCGCAACATCCGGGCCGGCGAGGAACTCAACTACGATTACGGCCTCATCATCGAGGAGCGCTACACGCCCAAGCTCAAGGCCGAGTACCCCTGCTGGTGCGGCAGCCCCAACTGCCGCGGCACGCTGCTGGCGCCCAAGCGTGGCTGGGTGCCGCCCCGCCCCCCGGCCGGCCCTGCCCCCCGGAGCCAGCGCCCGTGA